From Daucus carota subsp. sativus chromosome 6, DH1 v3.0, whole genome shotgun sequence, the proteins below share one genomic window:
- the LOC108224533 gene encoding large ribosomal subunit protein eL13z, translated as MKHNNVIPNGHFKKHWQNYIKTWFNQPARKTRRRNARQKKAVKTFPRPTAGPLRPIVHGQTLKYNMKVRAGRGFSLEELKAAAIPKKLAPTIGIAVDHRRRNRSLEGLQTNVQRLKTYKAKLVVFPRHARKFKAGDSAPEELATATQVTGSYMPIAREKPAVELVKVTEEMKSFKAYSKLRAERTNERHLGARLKRAAEAEKEEKK; from the exons ATGAAGCATAACAATGTTATTCCCAATGGCCACTTTAAGAAGCATTGGCAGAACTATATCAAGACCTGGTTTAACCAGCCAGCTCGCAAGACCAGGAGAAGGAATG CAAGGCAAAAGAAGGCTGTAAAGACCTTCCCTCGTCCAACAGCTGGACCTCTTCGTCCCATTGTTCATGGGCAGACACTCAAGTACAACATGAAAGTTAGGGCTGGCAGAGGATTCTCTCTTGAGGAGCTCAAG GCTGCAGCTATCCCTAAGAAATTGGCTCCCACCATTGGCATTGCGGTTGATCATCGTCGCCGCAATCGCTCCCTGGAGGGCTTGCAGACAAATGTGCAAAGGCTGAAGACGTACAAGGCTAAGCTTGTTGTCTTCCCAAGACATGCACGCAAGTTTAAG GCTGGTGATTCTGCTCCTGAGGAGTTGGCTACTGCAACTCAAGTCACAGGCTCATACATGCCTATTGCACGTGAGAAACCAGCTGTGGAACTTGTTAAGGTTACCGAAGAGATGAAGTCATTCAAGGCCTACTCCAAACTTCGTGCAGAGAGGACAAATGAGCGTCATCTTGGTGCTAGATTGAAGAGAGCTGCTGAGGCTGAGAAGGAAGAGAAGAAGTAG
- the LOC108227055 gene encoding protein MODIFYING WALL LIGNIN-1: MKKKVTTICIITGFLGCLAAALSFVAEVKRVKGTEVNDVATSQCIFPSSPAMALGLTAAAALIIAQTVINIATRCLCCRNEQFRFDSTLMTALFCSSISWFTFAAAVLLLLIGAALNYKHGEESAYGDYSCYVVKSGVFPIAAVLSLVTVVLGIVSYIKVESDKNRVDDWTPPSAPGQPGIPLAQLQLPQQPGTAMEQAQLPQ, encoded by the exons ATGAAGAAAAAAGTTACGACGATATGTATAATTACAGGATTTTTAGGGTGCTTAGCCGCTGCTTTGAGCTTTGTTGCCGAGGTCAAAAGGGTCAAG GGAACTGAGGTAAATGACGTAGCTACATCTCAATGTATATTTCCCAGCAGTCCGGCTATGGCTTTGGGATTGACCGCTGCGGCGGCACTGATAATTGCTCAGACTGTGATCAATATTGCGACTAGATGTCTGTGCTGCAGAAATGAACAATTTCGGTTTGACTCTACACTGATGACGGCTCTATTCTGTTCTTCAATATCATG GTTCACATTTGCAGCCGCTGTTCTTTTATTGCTAATTGGCGCAGCACTCAATTATAAACATGGTGAAGAGTCTGCATATGGAGACTATTCTTGCTATGTTGTAAAGAGTGGAGTATTCCCTATAGCTGCCGTATTGTCCCTTGTAACAGTTGTTCTTGGAATCGTGTCATATATAAAGGTGGAATCGGATAAGAACAGAGTTGATGATTGGACTCCACCTTCTGCTCCTGGACAACCTGGCATTCCCTTGGCACAACTGCAGCTTCCTCAACAACCTGGCACTGCCATGGAACAAGCTCAGCTTCCTCAATAG
- the LOC108225011 gene encoding cell division cycle 20.2, cofactor of APC complex encodes MDAESVHSSSSSKAHSRCPLQEQFLQRRNSRENLDRFIPNRSAMDFDYAHYMLTEARKGKENPAVSSPSREAYRKQLAETFNMNRTRILAFKNKPPTPVETVLSDCSSAAVHQPKPKTRRYIPQTSERTLDAPDLVDDYYLNLLDWGSSNVLAIALGNTVYLWDASNGATSELVTLDEELGPVTSVKWAPDGRHIAVGMNNSEVQLWDSTANRQLRTLRGCHSSRVGALDWNNQILTTGGMDGQIVNNDVRVRDHIVETYRGHHQEVCGLKWSASGQQLASGGNDNLLHIWDRSTASSNSPTQWLHRLEDHTAAVKALAWCPFQANMLASGGGGGDRCIRFWNTHTGACLNTVDTGSQVCSLLWNKNERELLSSHGFTQNQLTLWKYPSMVKIAELTGHTSRVLFMSQSPDGCTVASAAGDETLRFWNVFGTPEVAKPAPKAAPEPFAHLTRIR; translated from the exons ATGGATGCAGAATCAGTACATTCCTCTTCTTCCAGCAAGGCTCATTCTCGATGCCCTCTCCAAGAACAGTTTCTTCAACGGCGAAATTCTCGAGAAAAT TTGGATAGGTTTATACCGAATAGGTCGGCTATGGATTTCGATTATGCACATTATATGCTGACAGAGGCAAGGAAAGGTAAGGAAAATCCAGCTGTGAGTTCGCCATCTAGAGAAGCTTATAGGAAGCAGCTAGCGGAGACTTTCAACATGAATAGGACACGGATTTTGGCTTTTAAAAACAAGCCTCCAACACCAGTGGAGACTGTTCTAAGTGACTGCTCCTCAGCAGCCGTTCACCAACCTAAGCCCAAGACCCGTCGTTACATTCCACAG ACGTCGGAGAGGACATTGGATGCTCCGGATCTTGTGGATGATTACTACTTGAACTTATTAGACTGGGGAAGTAGCAATGTTCTCGCAATTGCTCTTGGAAACACAGTGTATCTGTGGGATGCTTCTAATGGTGCTACATCTGAATTAGTGACACTTGACGAGGAACTTGGTCCAGTGACAAGTGTTAAATGGGCTCCAGATGGGCGCCACATTGCTGTTGGTATGAACAACTCTGAGGTTCAGCTTTGGGATTCAACTGCCAATCGACAG CTAAGGACATTGAGAGGATGCCACAGTTCCCGAGTAGGAGCACTTGATTGGAACAATCAAATACTAACTACCGGAGGAATGGATGGTCAGATTGTTAACAACGATGTAAGAGTTAGAGATCATATTGTTGAGACCTATAGAGGACACCATCAAGAGGTCTGTGGACTAAAATGGTCAGCCTCTGGCCAGCAGTTAGCCAGTGGAGGCAATGATAATCTCCTCCACATATGGGATAGATCCACCGCGTCTTCAAATTCTCCAACACAGTGGCTTCACCGGCTCGAAGATCATACAGCTGCTGTGAAAGCTCTAGCTTGGTGTCCGTTTCAGGCAAATATGCTTGCATCTGGAGGAGGTGGTGGTGATAGGTGCATCAGATTTTGGAACACCCACACTGGTGCTTGCTTGAATACAGTTGACACAGGCTCACAGGTCTGTTCACTTCTGTGGAATAAGAATGAGCGTGAGCTGCTTAGTTCTCATGGTTTTACCCAGAATCAGCTTACTCTTTGGAAGTACCCATCAATGGTCAAAATTGCAGAACTTACTGGCCATACATCCAGAGTACTCTTCATGTCTCAG AGCCCAGATGGATGTACTGTTGCATCTGCAGCAGGAGATGAAACTCTCAGGTTTTGGAATGTTTTTGGAACTCCTGAAGTGGCAAAACCTGCACCTAAAGCAGCCCCAGAGCCATTCGCTCACCTGACTCGCATCCGGTGA
- the LOC108226635 gene encoding aluminum-activated malate transporter 4 gives MHKEQYISSRKNYSELGLTEDHFTGEEQCLGSRIYGKLIKLKADAESGFLKAYEMGRSEPRKVVFAAKMALALVIVSLLIFFQEPLSYIGDECIWAILTVVVVFEYSIGATLSKGFNRALGTLLAGGLALCSAQLSQMAGKFQQVVIVISIFIAGFSASYLKQYPSMKQYEYGFRCFLLTYCIVLVSGMSHFVATASSRLLLISVGAGVCLVVNVCIYPIWSGEDLHKLVVKNFKGVANSLEGCVGQYLQCVEYERIPSKILIYQASDDPLYNGCRAAVQSSSQEESLLGFAVWEPPHGRYKMFNYPWSNYVKVTGALRHCAFTIMAMHGCILAEIQAAAELRAVFRNEIEKVGTAGAKVLHELGAKVEKMERLSPGDLLAEVHEAAEGLQLAIDEKSFLLINAESWASSRMPEEFGDPNHLQDLKDAETRNMVISSLSQLAGHLRSTHTPRHSNMIRTSSVAQVVSSEDVFRHQQWPSRLSFTGDTVLNEREERTYESASALSLATFTSLLMEFVARLQNLVNSFEELSEKAKFTEPAVSSAVYVE, from the exons ATGCACAAAGAACAATATATATCGTCTCGAAAGAACTACTCGGAGTTGGGACTAACAGAGGATCATTTTACTGGCGAGGAGCAATGTCTTGGATCAAGAATTTATGGGAAGTTGATAAAGCTTAAAGCTGATGCTGAAAGTGGTTTTTTAAAAGCCTATGAAATGGGTCGATCAGAGCCAAGAAAAGTTGTTTTTGCAGCTAAAATGGCGCTGGCATTGGTCATTGTATCACTTCTCATTTTCTTCCAGGAACCATTGTCGTATATCGGGGACGAGTGCATCTGGGCAATCCTGACTGTGGTGGTTGTGTTTGAATATAGCATAG gAGCTACACTTAGTAAGGGATTTAATCGTGCTTTGGGGACTCTGTTAGCAGGAGGATTGGCTCTTTGCAGTGCTCAATTATCCCAAATGGCTGGGAAATTTCAACAAGTTGTGATTGTAATAAGCATATTCATTGCAG GTTTCTCTGCAAGCTATCTGAAACAGTATCCGTCAATGAAGCAATATGAATATGGGTTTCGTTGTTTCTTGTTGACATATTGTATTGTTCTGGTATCCGGGATGTCACATTTTGTTGCTACAGCTTCTTCAAGATTGTTGCTAATTTCTGTTGGAGCCGGTGTTTGTTTGGTAGTAAATGTATGCATTTATCCCATATGGTCAGGCGAGGATTTGCACAAATTGGTGGTAAAAAACTTTAAGGGTGTTGCTAACTCCTTGGAAG GCTGCGTTGGTCAGTATCTGCAATGTGTTGAATACGAGAGAATTCCTTCTAAAATTCTTATATATCAAGCTTCTGATGATCCATTGTACAATGGGTGTAGAGCTGCTGTACAGTCTAGTAGCCAAGAAGAATCCCTG CTAGGATTTGCAGTTTGGGAACCCCCTCATGGCCGATACAAAATGTTCAATTATCCTTGGAGTAACTATGTCAAAGTTACTGGTGCATTAAGGCATTGTGCATTTACTATCATGGCAATGCATGGCTGTATACTTGCTGAGATACAG GCAGCAGCTGAGTTGCGAGCAGTATTTAGGAACGAGATTGAGAAAGTTGGCACTGCAGGGGCTAAAGTGTTACATGAGCTTGGAGCCAAGGTTGAGAAGATGGAAAGATTAAGCCCGGGAGACTTGCTAGCAGAAGTGCACGAGGCCGCTGAAGGGTTGCAACTGGCTATTGACgaaaaatcattccttttgaTCAATGCTGAGAGTTGGGCAAGTTCCAGAATGCCAGAGGAATTTGGGGACCCTAATCACTTACAAGATCTGAAAGATGCTGAAACTAGAAATATGGTTATAAGCTCCCTCAGCCAACTGGCGGGTCATTTGAGATCAACCCACACGCCAAGGCACTCAAACATGATCAGAACCTCCTCTGTTGCACAAGTAGTCTCATCTGAAGATGTATTCAGGCACCAACAATGGCCTTCACGTCTATCTTTTACTGGTGACACTGTTCTTAATGAACGCGAAGAAAGGACGTATGAAAGTGCAAGTGCATTGTCATTGGCTACCTTTACTTCTTTGTTGATGGAGTTTGTCGCAAGGCTTCAAAATCTTGTTAACTCATTCGAAGAGCTTAGTGAGAAAGCGAAATTTACGGAACCTGCAGTTAGCTCAGCAGTATATGTTGAGTAG
- the LOC108225181 gene encoding uncharacterized protein LOC108225181 translates to MMETPVENSALTENVELPSVITSDVVDQNHDNTVSSPPNDREMEFKHKIAEEEAKSMLEVIAATGKFWHDWDELKSMLSLYLKQVLSEYPEAKMTSEQQISSLGETYVELVKRLDNDLHSFVDGPPFTLQRLSEILLAARSIYPNLSRLAFALEKNLSVTSTLTISTDPYPPPMIQSVNEPDKGTEEPQQLQTTTEQNGVEPMVVDRDETAMSEITASENEISNNMMLDMSAFEALVGRTVEPVSRPPDES, encoded by the exons ATGATGGAGACACCAGTAGAAAATTCAGCATTGACTGAAAATGTAGAGCTTCCGTCGGTCATTACTTCCGATGTTGTGGACCAGAACCACGACAATACAGTTTCTAGTCCCCCGAACGATAG GGAAATGGAATTCAAGCATAAGATAGCTGAAGAAGAAGCGAAAAGCATGCTGGAAGTTATAGCAGCTACTGGCAAGTTTTG GCATGATTGGGATGAATTGAAGAGCATGCTTTCCTTATATCTGAAGCAG GTTCTCTCGGAGTATCCAGAGGCAAAAATGACAAGTGAGCAACAAATTTCGTCGTTAGGAGAGACTTATGTGGAGTTGGTCAAAAGGTTGGATAATG ATCTTCATAGTTTTGTTGACGGTCCACCTTTTACCCTTCAAAGGCTTTCCGAG ATATTATTGGCTGCAAGAAGCATCTATCCAAATCTTTCAAGGCTTGCTTTTGCACTAGAAAAG AATTTGTCTGTGACATCAACATTGACTATCAGTACTGATCCATACCCTCCACCTATGATACAAAGTGTGAATGAACCTGATAAGGGGACGGAGGAGCCGCAACAACTACAAACAACTACGGAACAAAATGGAGTCGAGCCTATGGTAGTTGACAGGGATGAGACAGCAATGTCAGAGATAACGGCCTCTGAAAATGAAATAAGCAATAATATGATGCTGGATATGTCGGCCTTTGAAGCATTAGTTGGTAGAACTGTGGAACCTGTTTCTAGGCCTCCTGACGAGTCATGA
- the LOC108225484 gene encoding uncharacterized protein LOC108225484 isoform X2 — MLGLDAAGKTTILYKLHIGEVQSTVPTIGFNVEKVQYKNVIFTVWDVGGQEKLRPLWRHYFSNTDALIYVVDSLDRERIGKAKAEFQAIIKDPFMLNSIILVFANKQDMKGAMSPMEVCEGMGLLDLKNRKWHMQATCALKGEGLYEGLDWLASTLKALKP; from the exons ATGCTTGGACTGGATGCAGCTGGAAAAACAACTATACTGTACAAACTGCACATCGGAGAAGTACAGTCGACTGTTCCCACAATAG GTTTTAATGTGGAGAAAGTCCAGTATAAAAATGTGATTTTCACTGTGTGGGATGTCGGCGGACAAGAGAAACTAAGGCCATTGTGGAGGCATTACTTTAGTAACACAGATGCACTG ATCTATGTTGTTGACTCTCTGGACCGTGAAAGGATTGGTAAAGCTAAGGCAGAGTTTCAG GCAATCATCAAAGATCCGTTTATGCTTAATAGTATTATCTTGGTGTTTGCAAACAAACAGGACATG AAAGGAGCAATGTCACCTATGGAAGTTTGCGAAGGCATGGGTCTCCTCGATCTTAAAAACAGGAAATGGCATATGCAAGCGACTTGTGCTTTAAAAGGAGAAGGCCTTTATGAAGGGTTGGATTGGTTGGCAAGCACTCTCAAGGCATTGAAGCCTTGA
- the LOC108225484 gene encoding uncharacterized protein LOC108225484 isoform X1 yields MGQAFRKLFDTFFGNTEMRVVMLGLDAAGKTTILYKLHIGEVQSTVPTIGFNVEKVQYKNVIFTVWDVGGQEKLRPLWRHYFSNTDALIYVVDSLDRERIGKAKAEFQAIIKDPFMLNSIILVFANKQDMKGAMSPMEVCEGMGLLDLKNRKWHMQATCALKGEGLYEGLDWLASTLKALKP; encoded by the exons ATGGGACAAGCCTTTCGCAAGCTCTTTGACACCTTCTTCGGTAACACTGAGATGCGG GTTGTAATGCTTGGACTGGATGCAGCTGGAAAAACAACTATACTGTACAAACTGCACATCGGAGAAGTACAGTCGACTGTTCCCACAATAG GTTTTAATGTGGAGAAAGTCCAGTATAAAAATGTGATTTTCACTGTGTGGGATGTCGGCGGACAAGAGAAACTAAGGCCATTGTGGAGGCATTACTTTAGTAACACAGATGCACTG ATCTATGTTGTTGACTCTCTGGACCGTGAAAGGATTGGTAAAGCTAAGGCAGAGTTTCAG GCAATCATCAAAGATCCGTTTATGCTTAATAGTATTATCTTGGTGTTTGCAAACAAACAGGACATG AAAGGAGCAATGTCACCTATGGAAGTTTGCGAAGGCATGGGTCTCCTCGATCTTAAAAACAGGAAATGGCATATGCAAGCGACTTGTGCTTTAAAAGGAGAAGGCCTTTATGAAGGGTTGGATTGGTTGGCAAGCACTCTCAAGGCATTGAAGCCTTGA
- the LOC108225321 gene encoding uncharacterized protein LOC108225321 gives MVLYLLYQAALGYSLFLCHEYESEDIGKNTDAVRNCVSDLKEFSKVVKLVAFDPFQSALHALNQITAFSLGQMTDELHRFLVLALPKPEEGNNSKLSVGLAEPKLGSHIFQVTKVPCQTNEFILEVLRGVQLHIDRIINPSMKPFYTIPSKRRKLSASSPDWANLHTDILESVIKRMTCFDIIRFKHVCRSWKIAVLNLCLISNPSSQPPYLIWSTTDNRGCCFFNFARQKLHHEFNNFWGDLNIYCIGCSKGWLILHVVDEERQSSVFIFNPYCFEARKIVIPSDTLPHYMLIRKFYRTRLTSDPIRSGGRFGVIFLMCNKVKLLLQDSYHPENNKWIEAPLTSSSFYSLEAACVRKALDFQWTSKLASTIDSPRFSEMTRNIPPREIYWRPWVNNYIILYLVESGVDILLVTRIIGSLLENGQQVYATKYFDVFTYNFDDRRWVKVDSLGDRSLFLGGDHSLSFSVLDTQGWQGNSIYFTDHISSISNETGVDMGVFSLEDGSIKQLTWRCQKNQTTI, from the exons ATGGTGTTGTATCTGCTCTACCAGGCGGCTTTAGGGTATTCTCTGTTTctctgccatgaatatgaatcaGAAGACATCGGAAAGAATACTGACGCTGTTCGGAACTGCGTGAGCGACCTCAAAGAGTTTAGCAAAGTTGTAAAGCTCGTGGCTTTCGATCCTTTTCAATCGGCCCTCCACGCCCTAAATCAAATCACTGCTTTCTCTTTAG gtCAAATGACTGACGAGTTGCACAGATTTTTGGTACTTGCCCTCCCCAAACCGGAGGAGGGAAACAATTCCAAATTGAGTGTAGGATTAGCAGAGCCTAAACTTGGTTCACATATCTTTCAAGTAACAAAGGTTCCCTGCCAAACCAATGAGTTTATTTTAGAAGTCCTTCGTGGTGTGCAGTTGCATATTGATAGGATTATAAACCCAAGCATGAAACCCTTCTACACTATTCCAAGCAAACGTAGGAAGCTTTCTGCTTCTTCACCAGATTGGGCCAATCTTCATACTGATATTTTGGAGTCTGTTATAAAGAGGATGACTTGTTTTGACATTATTCGCTTCAAACACGTATGTCGTTCATGGAAAATAGCTGTTTTGAATTTATGTCTTATCTCTAATCCTTCTTCACAGCCTCCATATCTGATCTGGTCAACAACAGACAACAGGGGATGTTGTTTTTTCAACTTTGCTCGTCAGAAACTACACCATGAGTTCAACAACTTCTGgggtgatttaaatatttattgtattGGATGTTCAAAAGGGTGGTTGATATTACATGTTGTGGATGAAGAACGCCAATCTTCTGTATTTATCTTCAACCCTTATTGTTTTGAAGCTAGGAAGATTGTTATTCCTTCTGATACTCTTCCACATTATATGCTTATCAGAAAATTTTATCGAACTCGTCTCACATCAGATCCCATTCGTTCCGGAGGCAGATTTGGAGTCATTTTCCTAATGTGTAATAAAGTCAAATTGTTGCTGCAGGATAGTTATCATCCTGAAAACAACAAGTGGATCGAGGCCCCGTTGACGTCTTCGTCGTTCTATTCCCTTGAAGCAGCATGTGTCAGAAAAGCTttagattttcaatggacctccaAGTTAGCATCGACAATTGATTCACCTCGTTTTAGCGAGATGACTCGTAACATTCCTCCGAGAGAAATTTACTGGCGTCCTTGGgtcaataattatattatactttATTTGGTAGAATCGGGGGTTGATATTCTTCTTGTTACAAGGATTATAGGTAGTCTTCTTGAAAATGGTCAGCAGGTTTATGCAACTAAGTACTTTGatgtttttacatataattttgatgACAGACGATGGGTGAAAGTGGATTCTCTGGGAGATCGTAGTCTATTTCTTGGTGGTGATCATTCTCTGTCTTTTTCGGTTTTGGATACTCAAGGTTGGCAAGGGAATTCTATTTATTTCACGGATCATATTTCTTCAATTAGCAACGAGACTGGAGTTGATATGGGTGTATTTAGCTTGGAGGATGGAAGTATCAAGCAGCTCACATGGAGATGTCAAAAGAATCAAACAACAATTTAG
- the LOC108193008 gene encoding uncharacterized protein LOC108193008: MAETTGGENPQKNVVEEVSRISELAKELQESSASLISRSSSEEASLRQRALTLDSNIKNLRVSIVSSVKRGNLGPKEAEKLEEELRRARYVLSEGDAASFLPSKSQGSFLRMFIGPINVRATRKDVQLKVKEEYNSFRDRTALLFLVFPTLLLCLRSWIWGGCLPALPVQLYQSWLLYLYTGLALRENILRLNGSDIRPWWIYHHYFAIVMALISLTWEIGRQPDCEQKQKGVQLFLKWAIMQGIAMLLQNRYQRQRLYTRIALGKAKRMDVVWGETAGVDGQLWLLCPILFTLQGFEAYVGVLLLQTAVVGVVPEWQVVTCGILLIVMATGNFVNTVQTLLVKSRFKAKMKKGKSK, encoded by the exons ATGGCGGAGACTACCGGCGGCGAGAATCCACAGAAAAACGTAGTGGAAGAAGTTTCTAGAATCTCCGAGCTCGCTAAGGAGCTACAGGAATCGTCGGCGTCGTTAATCTCGCGTTCATCGTCGGAGGAGGCTTCGCTCCGGCAGCGAGCCCTAACGCTCGATTCTAATATCAAAAATCTCCGTGTTTCTATCGTTTCTTCTGTTAAACGAGGCAATTTAGGTCCTAAAGAAGCCGAAAAA TTGGAAGAGGAGTTGCGGAGAGCTAGGTATGTGCTGAGTGAAGGCGATGCGGCGTCGTTTCTTCCGAGCAAATCTCAAG GAAGTTTTTTGAGGATGTTTATAGGTCCTATTAATGTTCGTGCTACACGGAAAGATGTTCAACTCAAAGTGAAGGAGGAATACAATAGTTTTAGA GATAGAACTGCTTTGTTGTTTCTCGTTTTCCCGACATTACTACTTTGCTTAAGGTCATGGATTTGGGGTGGATGTTTACCTGCATTGCCAGTGCAACTTTACCAG TCTTGGTTACTATATCTATATACAGGTTTGGCTTTGCGAGAGAATATACTGAGATTAAATGGAAGTGATATTCGTCCATG GTGGATATATCATCACTACTTTGCAATAGTTATGGCACTCATCAGTCTGACGTGGGAGATAGGACGCCAGCCTGACTGTGAGCAGAAGCAG AAAGGTGTACAACTGTTTCTGAAATGGGCAATAATGCAAGGAATTGCAATGCTTCTGCAAAACAGATATCAAAGACAGAGACTCTATACTCGTATTGCTCTTGGCAAG GCTAAGAGGATGGATGTTGTGTGGGGAGAAACTGCTGGAGTAGATGGCCAGTTATGGTTGTTGTGCCCTATACTCTTTACATTACAG GGATTTGAAGCATATGTTGGAGTGTTGTTGCTTCAAACCGCAGTAGTTGGTGTTGTTCCTGAGTGGCAG GTAGTTACTTGTGGAATACTTCTGATAGTTATGGCCACTGGAAATTTTGTCAACACGGTTCAGACTCTATTGGTAAAATCTCGGTTCAAGGCAAAGATGAAGAAAGGTAAAAGCAAGTAA